The Mus musculus strain C57BL/6J chromosome 2, GRCm38.p6 C57BL/6J genome has a window encoding:
- the Olfr1012 gene encoding olfactory receptor 1012, with protein sequence MERGNHTVTGFILLGFSTDPVMQKILFVMFLGVYSLTLLGNTTLIILICNDSRLHTPMYFFIGNLSFLDLWYSSVYTPKILVTCISEDKSISFAGCLSQFFFSAGLAYSECYLLAAMAYDRYTAISNPLLYAQAMSRRLCVCLVVYSYTGGFVNAIILTSNTFTLDFCGDNVIDDFFCDVPPLVKLACDVRESYQSVLYFLLASNVISPTLLILTSYLFIIAAILRIRSTQGRLKAFSTCSSHLISVTLYYGSILYIYSRPSSSYSLERDKMVSTFYTVLFPMLNPMIYSLRNKDVKEALRKLFKLAPSEV encoded by the coding sequence atggagaggggCAATCACACAGTGACTGGCTTCATCTTGCTGGGCTTCTCAACAGACCCAGTGATGCAGAAGATACTATTTGTCATGTTTCTCGGAGTATATTCCCTGACATTGCTAGGAAACACCACCCTCATCATATTGATATGCAATGACTCCAGGctccacacacccatgtattTCTTCATTGGGAATCTGTCTTTTCTGGATCTCTGGTATTCTTCTGTCTATACTCCAAAGATCCTGGTGACCTGCATCTCTGAAGACAAAAGCATCTCCTTTGCAGGATGTCTGTCTCAATTCTTTTTCTCTGCTGGATTGGCCTATAGTGAATGCTACCTACTGGCTGCCATGGCTTATGATCGCTACACTGCCATCTCGAATCCCCTGCTTTATGCTCAAGCTATGTCACGAAGGTTGTGTGTCTGTTTGGTTGTATATTCCTATACAGGAGGATTTGTCAATGCAATAATATTAACTAGCAACACATTCACATTGGACTTTTGTGGTGACAATGTCATTGATGATTTTTTCTGTGATGTCCCACCTCTGGTGAAGTTGGCATGTGATGTCAGGGAGAGTTACCAGTCTGTGCTGTACTTCCTCCTAGCTTCCAATGTCATTTCTCCCACTCTTCTCATCTTGACCTCCTACCTCTTCATCATTGCTGCCATCCTGAGGATCCGATCAACCCAGGGTCGTCTCAAGGCCTTCTCCACCTGCTCGTCCCACCTCATCTCTGTGACCTTGTACTATGGCTCCATTCTCTACATCTACTCTCGGCCAAGTTCCAGTTATTCCTTGGAAAGGGATAAAATGGTGTCTACCTTTTATACTGTGTTATTCCCCATGTTGAACCCCATGATCTACAGTCTAAGGAATAAAGATGTAAAGGAAGCTCTGAGAAAACTCTTTAAGTTAGCTCCTTCTGAAGTCTAA